The Halorhodospira halophila genome window below encodes:
- the chrA gene encoding chromate efflux transporter, producing MAGSTREVFTAFLRLGVTAFGGPIAHLGYFRTEFVERRRWLTDEQYAQLMALCQFLPGPASSQLGFALGILRAGWPGGIAAFIAFTLPSALLLLALAGVYPYLEGPWAEGALSGLKLVAVAIVAHAVLGMGRQLCPDAPRILIAGVSGAILLLAGSAWMQLLVVAAGGLAGLWLCRQVASPDPGRWSLRYGPRTGLMLVGAFAALLIGLPLLALAGGLWPLVEAFYRAGALVFGGGHVVLPLLQESVVATGWVESEDFLAGYGAAQAIPGPMFTFAAYLGALAAENALLGSTLALLAIFLPGLLLVAGLLPLWERLAGIHGAGAVIAGVNAAVVGLLAAALYDPIGLQGIETHLDAAIALIGFSLLATDRVSVIWVVLWCVTASIATKLVLPA from the coding sequence ATGGCCGGATCCACCCGTGAGGTCTTCACCGCTTTCCTGCGGCTCGGCGTAACAGCGTTCGGCGGGCCCATCGCCCATCTCGGCTACTTCCGCACGGAGTTCGTTGAGCGGCGACGCTGGCTCACCGACGAGCAGTACGCCCAGCTCATGGCGCTGTGCCAATTCCTGCCCGGGCCGGCGAGCAGCCAGCTTGGCTTCGCCCTGGGCATCCTGCGTGCCGGCTGGCCGGGCGGCATCGCCGCTTTCATCGCATTCACCCTGCCCTCTGCGCTGCTCCTGCTCGCCCTGGCCGGTGTGTACCCGTACCTCGAGGGGCCGTGGGCAGAGGGCGCCCTGAGTGGGCTCAAGCTCGTCGCCGTGGCCATCGTCGCCCATGCCGTGCTGGGCATGGGCCGGCAGCTCTGCCCGGACGCACCGCGCATCCTGATCGCCGGGGTCTCCGGCGCCATCCTCCTGCTTGCCGGAAGCGCCTGGATGCAACTCCTGGTGGTCGCTGCCGGCGGGCTCGCGGGGTTGTGGCTGTGCCGGCAGGTCGCCTCCCCTGATCCGGGGAGGTGGTCGCTGCGCTACGGACCTCGGACTGGACTGATGCTGGTCGGCGCCTTCGCTGCCCTGCTAATCGGACTGCCGCTCCTGGCCCTGGCGGGCGGCCTGTGGCCGCTCGTCGAGGCGTTCTACCGGGCTGGCGCCCTCGTCTTCGGTGGTGGCCACGTCGTACTGCCCCTCCTCCAGGAGAGCGTGGTGGCAACGGGCTGGGTCGAGAGCGAAGACTTCCTCGCCGGCTACGGGGCGGCGCAGGCGATCCCCGGACCGATGTTCACCTTCGCCGCCTACCTCGGCGCCCTGGCCGCCGAGAACGCCCTCCTCGGCAGCACCCTGGCGCTGCTCGCCATCTTCCTACCCGGACTCCTCCTGGTCGCCGGCCTGCTGCCGCTCTGGGAGCGCCTTGCGGGGATCCACGGCGCAGGTGCAGTCATCGCGGGGGTGAACGCCGCCGTCGTCGGGCTCCTAGCTGCAGCCCTCTACGACCCGATCGGGCTGCAGGGGATCGAGACCCACCTCGATGCCGCCATCGCGTTGATAGGCTTCAGCCTCCTGGCGACCGACCGCGTCTCCGTTATCTGGGTCGTGCTCTGGTGCGTGACGGCAAGCATTGCGACCAAACTAGTACTCCCCGCCTGA